In the genome of Candidatus Binatia bacterium, the window CGCCCCAGCGGGTGATACTGCAGGAGGGGCAAGGCCTCTTGTAAAGCGGCGGCTATCGTTGGCTCAACTCGGGTGATCAAGACGCCGTGCCCTTTCGCCTGCAAAGACCGGGCGATTTCAACGATGTGCTCTGCCGTCTTTCCTGGGGCAAAGATCACCTCAGGGAGTCCAGTACGCAGAGCCCGGTGATGGTCGACCTTGGCAAATTCCAAATCCTCAAAGGGAAGCACCTTGAGTCGTTCAAAGGCTTCGCCAGCGCTGACTCGCCCTTCCTGCACATCCTGCAACAGCGCTTTGAGCTGCTTCAATTCCATCGTCACCAAACCTCGCTCGTGCTCCCACCTTGCCCCAGGACTCAAGGTGAAAAATGGTCGAAGCCAGGACGCTCGAGACGGAATTGCCTACCTCCGGTTCTGAATCGTACTCTCCGACCGGGGACAACCTCGCCAATGACTCTCACACCTACGGCTTCGCGGCGACTTAACCGTTCGACCTCTGGCATCTTGTGCGGGGGGACCGTGAATAACAACTCGTAGTCCTCGCCTCCTGCGAGCGCCAAGCTAACATCCTCACCCATCACCCTCCTGTACGCCCTACTCAACGGCATTGAAGAGATTTCTAATCGCGCTCCTACTCCACTCGCGTCGCAAATGTGCTGCAAGTCTTGCACGAGCCCGTCACTGACATCGATCATTGCGGAGACAAGTTTGCGTGCGACCAGGAGCCGAGCGAATCGATCGCGCCGCGGCGGCAGTCGCCAACGGTTCCGTAACGATGGCGGGCATGGCTTGCCCGCCTCTAAAAGGCGGACGCACAATGCTGCGTCTCCCAAAGTTCCCGTCACCACCACAAGGTCCCCCGGCATCGCACCGCATCGGGTCACCACTTGACGCGGAGCCTCGCCAATCACTGCGAGCACGAGCGCGAACTCTTCAGCACGGTGCAAGTTCCCTCCGACCACAAATGCTCCCCACTGGCTCGCTTCCCGCGCCAGCGCTAACTCGAGCCGCCGTAGATCACAGAGCGCAACATACCTCGGCACCCCGCAGTCAACGAGCACAAAACGCGCTAGCCCGCCCATGGCCGCAATATCGCTTGCGCCGACGCGAAAACTGCGGCGCCCCAACGCTGACCAGGAAATCCACGGTAGGCGGAAGTGAATGCCCTCGACCTGGCTATCGACAGTGAGTAGCCAATCTTTGCCATCGACGCGCACCCGCGCAGCATCGTGCCCCGGGCCGGTAACAACCTTCGCCCCCTGTGGCAAAGAAGGGAGTAAGCGACGAAGGAACGCAAACTCCCCTACACCGGACCTCACCGCCGACGACACAGGCCGACACTTTTACCTGAGCCCATCCACGAATACCACCGTGCAGTTCAACGCCCACCGGGAGGAAGCAATGGCCGACGCGCGCCAACGATCACGAAGGCGAGTTCGCTGTCTCCCCGGCCCACAGCAACAGCTAGCCAACTGCGAACGACGACAGTAGGTGCGCACTCGCCAGGCGTACTCACGGACGGCGGTTACAGCACCGAGGGAGCATTGTGGCGATGCCAGCCCGACCGGCCGTCCAGCCATCCGTGCGCAACGCTTTCGGAGAGCGCGGCGATCGTTTTACTTTCCAAAGCGCTTGCCGGATTGCTCCACCGTCGGAGCGCAATGTTCGGTCCCAAACGCACGTTGCGGGGGTCGCCAAAGTCTGCCCTGGAGTGCGCGTCAATTACCCTGTGGTCTTTTGGACCTTTTCTTTTTCCCCTTCGCATTAGCGTCGCCAGGCTTCTTCTCGGCGCTGCTATCAAGACGAGACTCTCCGCCCCCTCTCCCAGTGAGCTCACTCCTGCTCTCCCTGCGAGACCCGCCCCGCGGCTCACCCTTACGCACCTGGTCCGGCGCCGGGAGGCGACCACTAACCGCATGACCGACACCTACGGTTTTCTCTTCTCGCTGAGCCCGGCCACTCGGCTCGTCCGTCCGTACGCGGTTTTGGGGGCGCGCCAAGGGGTCGTTGGGAAAATAGTCCGTCCAATCCACGGGCTCCGCCTGCAGCGACTCCATCAAACCCCACCAAAGTGAGAAAATCACTACCCAAAATACGCTGGCACGCATAGCCAAGCGAACCAGCAAACACCGTGCTGCACCAGAAATATAAAGGGAACGCGCGAAAATCCTACAAATTTGTCCGATCCCTTCGAGTTTTTGTGCCACCAAACGAACACTGCGCCAACAGAGTGGCAGCACGAATTGGATAGGCTCCCGCCTCCCTTGCGTTCGCTACGCACCTTCCACCTGGCACAGCTTCTGCTGAAAAGCCGCCGGCACTCAGGAGGGCTTGTTGTGGATCATCGGCAAATCACACAGACAATGACTGGTCGGGTTCTGGTCTTTCGGGTGGACGATGGCCGCTTCTGCATCCATGCGGACTGGGTAGATGCAATTTATCCCCGCAAGGAAGTCACCTTACACACCCTCAAGGGAGCGGATGGATCCGTTCAGCAGTTCATCATTCATCGCGGACAGCCAGCATGGGTGATGGACCTGCGGCAGGCATTCGGTCTCGACGAGGTCCTCGGCATTGCCGAACGGCCTGCGTTTGCGGTGGTGCGATCGGGCTCCGCATTTCTCGCTGTCCGGGTAGATGAATTCACTGGCGTGCGGGAGCTTGACCTGACCGAGCGCTCTCCCGTGGCTAGTGCAGTGGTGCGGGACGGGGGCCAACCGGTCGGTCACTTGGTGGAATTCGATGGCGAACTGCATGTTTTGCTGGACCCGAACCGCATCCTAAGCAACACGCTGAGGGACGCCCTGGATCCGCTCCTCGAGGAAGCGCTCGCCTTTCGTGACCGTCAGGCCAAACTCGAACGGCTGGTTCCCGAACTCCGGCGCCATTGTACTCCAAGCGGGCTCAAAGCTTACGCCCGCCTTACGCGACGGAATGGACTGGCCCGCGCATCTTCAGCCGCACGTACCGTGCTTGCGATTTTCGAGCAGCCACCCGCCTTCAACGGCGGCGTCGAAGGCAACCTTGGCGGGGACAAACTGCTGCGAGATCTTCTGGCTCTCGTCGCAGCACATCAGTCGGGAACCATCCGGATTCAAAGCCACCAAGGGTCCGGATCGATCTTCCTCCATGGGGGCGACATCTTCGATGCCGAGTTTGGGCAAGACCGAGGCCACGCGGCGCTCAAAGAGCTGCTGGCGCTGCGCGAAGGTACTTACAGCTTTGACAGCAGTGCGGCCCCTCCCACCACCCGTCGCATCCCGGACTCTCCAGCATGGGTTCTCACTGAGATCGTCGAGCAACTCACCGAGGAGCGCCGTGTGAAGCATCTCCGTGATGCAAACTGATCGACAACCGAAGGGGAGCGAAGTGAATGATGGATCGTAAACCTAAAGTACTTGGCGTGGACGACAGCCTTACGATCCGTAAGGCACTGGAAATCGTGCTCAAGCCTGCTGGCTACGACCTTGAGCTGGCAGTGGACGGAGCGGACGCAATCGCGAAGGCGAAAAGTTTCAAGCCGGACGTCATTTTGCTCGACTTCATTTTACCCGACATGCGCGGTAGCGAGGTGTGCCAGCACCTAGCCTTGGATCCGGAAACCGCGCACATCCCCGTGATCTTGGTCTCGGCGAAGGGGGCTGAGATCCGGCAAGCCTACCGGGACGCGCGCAACGTGGTGAGTTACATCGCCAAGCCCTTCAAGCCCCAAGTGGTCACCGGCATTGTTGCCGAAGTGTTGGCGAAGACTGCCGCCGGCGAGCAGGTGAAGGCTGCGGTGCCTGTGCACGAAGCCGAGGGCCTGTCCATCCCCCCAGTTGCACCCATGCAACCGCCCATCGCTACGCCACCGGTTGCTGCAACTCCCCCGCCGCCAATCGCCCCGCTGCACGAGCCGGCGTCGGAGCTGTCTGCGAGCAGCCCTCCTGCGGTTGCACGAGCCTCGCAACAATCCGCAGCGCCCACTCCGCCCGTGCGCAAGGTCGCACGGAGGGAGGCGCCGATGCTGCCTTTCGGCGAAGCTCCGCGCGCAGAGTTTGGTACACCTTTCACCTCCGAAGCAAATCGGCGCGAGGCTTTGGATCTCATGTTCGAAACTTTGCGCTCGAGCACGGAGGGGGTTTACGTCGAAGAGGTAGACACGCCACTCGGCGCAACAGCGGATCAAGCCAAGTCCTACATCGAAATCCTCGAAGCTCTCATCCGCGAGCTTGGAGAGGGCCTGCAGCATGCTCGCTCCGGTGTGAAGTACAGGTTGTACAGCGACGGGTCGGTGCGTTCCTTTGATGAGTCGCTGCATGAAATTTTCCGCCGTTCCTGCAGGTTGCTGTTTCGGGCCACGTCTGCCGGCGCTGTCGCTCACGAAGCACCCGCTCAAAAGCTGCGGGTTTTGATTGTGGCGACAAAAGGGAGCGCGGTGCACCGGCAGATTTCGGCGGTGGTTAGTGCCCACCCAGAATGGCAAGTGTTTCACGTCACCGAAGGCTTCCGACAACTTCCGATGATCGTGCGGCTATTCGCACCCGCGGTGGTGTTGACCGAGGTCACTTGGTCCGGAGCACTGTGGGAACAGCTCGGCCTCGCGGCCCGGCTGCCGGAACTGGCTGCCGCTCGTGTCTTTGGCATTGTCAGTGGCGAGCGCCCCATTCCCCCAGCCTTCGTCGATGAAACCAAGCGCCAAGCGGTGCTTCAAGAACACGGGATTCAAAACCTGGTCGGGTCGCTTTTCGAGGCCGAAGAGCAACTCGCGACGCCATCACAAAGCGTCGAGCCTTCCTACGATGCTGGTACGTTCGACGGACAAGAGTCGCCGCAGGTCACCGATGGCTCAACCCCGCCGCGACCGACTGGAACTGACGAGGTGGCAAGCAGCCCGTCTGCGACGCCGTAAACGAATTCGCAAAGAACTTTGAACCGCTTCCAATCGGAGGGAACAACGAACCATGCCGAAGATTTTAATCGTCGACGATATTCGCAGTGACGTACAATTGATGGCCGACACGTTGCGGCCTGCTGGCTACGAATGCATCCGTGCCAGCAACGGCTTGGAAGCCATCGAACGGGCGCGGACCGAACAGCCCGACTTGATCCTCCTCGATATCGTCATGCCCGGCCAGGATGGCTTCGCCACCTGCCGGCAGCTCAAACGCGATGCCGCGACAAAGCACATTCCTGTGGTGATCGTGAGTTCCAAAAACGGCGAGAGCGACCGCTTCTGGGGGCAACGTCAGGGAGCATCCGACTATCTGACGAAGCCATTTTCGCCCAGTGACCTACTTGCCGTGGTGCGGAAATACGTATGAAGAACGCCGAAGTCTCGCCCAGTAACGCAGCGCCTCCGATTGAGGTTGCCGACCAGTTGTCCGAGCGTTTGGCTCAGCTCGGCCATGAGCACTGCATTTTCTCCCGAAACGGCGAACTATTCGCGATCCCCGTCAGTACCGCCCGCGAAGTATTGTTCGACGAAACGCCGGCCCCGGTGCCGCTGGCTCCTGAGATCGTCGTCGGCGTCATCAATTTGCGGGGCGAAGTGCTGCCTTTGGTCCGCTTCGACCTCCTGTTGGGATTTCCAGCCCGCGTGTTCGCTCCTGAGGACCACGTCCTCGTCCTCGCCATCGATGGCATCCAACTTGGCCTCGTAGTCGACCGGGTTCGCGAGGTGCGCCCCATCAATCCCTTGGACATCAAGGCGGCCACCGAAGCCGAAGTCGGGCGTCCCCATGTGAAAGGCTACTGGGAGGGCCCGCTCGGAGTCGTGAATGTGCTCGACGCGCGAAGTTTGGCTCAGGCAGCCGTAGCGCTTGCGCGAGACGGATTCCAACAGCGCCGGATGCAAGGAGTTAGCACCCGCGAGCTCTCATGAGTTCCGCACGAAGGGAGGGTCTGCAGCATGGCAACCAAAGTCGAAGAAAAACCCCAAGCGAAGCGAGGACGCGCGGTCCGCTTCCCCATCCTGTGGCAACTGATCTTGGCGTTCGTGCCCTTGGCGGTGGCTGCAATCGCGGCGGTGGGATATATCGGGTACAAGGTCGCCTCAGACTCGTTGCGGCAACAGGCGCTGCGGCAGCTCGCTACCGTGCGCGACAACAAGCAGCGCGAAATCGAGCGTTACCTCAACGGCCTCGAAGACCAAGTCCTCAGCCTCGCGCGCAATCCCAGCACAGCGCTCGCGGTCAGACAGTTCATTAGTGCGGTGAAGGAGCTGGACAGTGACCCCGCCACCGAGGGAGACAAACTTCGTCCCCATCAAGAAGCGGTGAAGCAGTACTTCAGTACGTTTTTCGGCAAGGAGATCGAAAACAAAACCCTCGCCTTAAGCGAGATTGTCTCACCACAGCGCTCGGGAATTTACTTGCAGTCCCAGTACATCGCCAACAACCCAAACCCGCCCACCCGCAAGTTGCTGCTCGAAAACGCTAAGGACAACACCCGTTACAGCAGTTACCACGCCGTATGGCACCCGGTGTTCGTGAACACCGCCGTTCGCTTCCGCTACGAGGATATTTACCTCGTGGATACCGGCACCGGGCGCGTGGTGTACTCAGTGAACAAGGGCCCGGACTATCAAGCAAACCTCCTCGAGGGCCGATTCGCACAAAGTGCCATTGGTCAACTATTTCAGCGGCTGCAGGAGGAAGCGCGCGAGGGTGATTACCTCTTCCTCGACTTCTCGCCCTACTTTGCGCAACACGGAAGAGCCTCCGCATTCGCCGGGAGCCCAATTTACGAAGCAGGGCAAAAAATCGGCGCCTTGATCGTGCAACTCAACATCGAGGAAATCAACGCGATCATGACGGCCGATAGCCAATGGGCTCGCTCGGGCTTGGGGCAAACTGGTGAGGCATATCTGGTGGGCGTCGGGAAGGATGACCAGTTGCTCCGCAGCGAATCGCGCTTTCTGAGTGAGCTTGGCCAGACGAACCCCGCCGTTGCGCAAGCGCGCACTGCGGTGCTGCGCCAGAAGGTCGACACAGAGGCTACGCGGCTAGCGCCGGGGCGGGAAGAGTTCTCTGGCCGTTACATTGGCTATCGCGGCGTGCCCGTGCTCGGCACCTCCGCACCACTGGAAAACCTGCACGGTCTCGACTGGGTCGTCGTCGCGGAGATCACCGAGGAGGAGGCTCTGCAGCCGGTTGTTCAACTCCGCAAGATGACCACCGGCCTGGCCAGCGCACTGATCGGCGGTTTCGTGCTCACGGCGCTCCTGGTTTCGACAAGCTTCTCGCGACCGGTACGCGCCCTCGCAAACGTGGTTGCCGAGATCCAAAAAGGGAACTACCGTGCCCGCGCGCGGGTGCGCGCCCGCAACGAGCTCGGTTTGCTCGCTCAAGGTTTGAACCAAGCCTTAGACGAGCGCGTGGACGCCCTTGTGCAAGCAGAGGAAGAGCACCGGCGCCTGCAAAAAGAAATCCGCGACCTGCTCATGGTCGTGGCTGCCGCGGCGGACGGCGATTTCACGCAACGCGCGGTCGTGGGTAGCGGCACTTTGGGGAACCTGGCAGACGCCTTAAACCTAATGTTCGAGAACGTCGGGGCACTCATTCAGCACCTCCGTGGGGCCTCTGCACGCGTGTTCGACGCCGCCACGGGTATTCGTGCCTCTGCAGATCAACTGGCCACCGGGGCCGTACAACAAGCTGAGGAGGTCGCTCAAACCACTGAAAGCGTGGTGAACATGAGCGAAAAGATCCAAGCCGTGCAAACCGATGCGGCGGTTGCGGCTGAAGCAGCGCGCAAAACCGAAGCTGCAGCGCAACAGGGTGGCGACTTGGTGAAGCGCGTCATCGCCGGCATGGACGCCCTGCAAAAGAATACCCGAGCTGCTGCGGTAAAGATCAAGCGGCTCGGCGAGCGGTCCATGGAGATCTCCACGATTACGAACACGATCCAGAAGATTTCGGCGCAAACCAACATGCTCGCCCTCAACGCTGCCATCGAGGCTTCGCGCGCTGGTGAGCACGGCCTCGGCTTCAGTGTGGTTGCCGACGAAGTGCGCAAACTGGCGGAACAAACCGAAGCGGCAACCCGAGAAATTGCTGAGTTGATTGCCTCGATTCAAGCGGAGACGAATGACGCAGTCGGCAACATCGAGCGACAAGCGCAATACGTGGAGGAGCAGACCTCGATGGTGTTCGATGCCGGTGCAAGCCTGGAACAAATTCTCGAAGCCTCCACGCAAAGCGCTCAGCTCATCGCCGACATTTCTCGCGCCACCGAGGAACAGGCAGCCACAGCCCAGCGGGTGAGTATGGCCATGCAGAGCATCTCGGAGGTCGCGCGCCAGGCACAAATGGCTGCAGAACGTACCCAACAGAACTCCGCGAGTCTGTTCGAAGTGGCCAAGCAGTTGAACGAACAAATCGGACTGTTCAGAGTTCCAGACGCGGAGTTCGAACTGGCTCCGTCCGAACCTGTGGCCGCACCAGCCGATGGTCCCCAGGGCGTTCCGGGGAGCGAAGGAGAGCTTGTCAATCGCGGCAACGGCCGAGCACTCTCCTTCTCGTAACAAGCAACTGCATAAGGCGAGGGGGAGTCATGGCGGACCGCTTTCGGCTGGATGAGATTAAGGACCTCTTTCGAGAAGACGTGACCCGCCTCCTCGACGGGGTGCGGGAAGAATTGACCAAGCTACAGGAGGATCCAGACGATTCGCATGCGGCTGAGCGCCTGCGAGGGTACGGTCACTCTCTTAAAGGGAGCGCAGCTCTCGTCGGCCTCACGTACTTAAGTCAGGCTGGCAGCACGATTGAACGGCTATCGTCTTTGCTGAGCCGCCAAGCCACGACCACTCTTGCTCCTCGCCAACTGGTCGAACAAATTCAGGCGGGGCTACCGCTGGTTGAAGCACTTCTCGAGGACGCCCTCGAAGGCGCCAATCCAGAGCGGCAGGAGAACCTGTTCACTGAGTTTTTCATGTGTTTTCCCGAGCAAGTCCGGCAGCTCCTGCACGAGTCTGAGGACAGAGACTCGAGCACCCGCATGCACGAGTTAGAACCCCGAGGGTCGACGGTGGATGACAGTGGAGAGGACGCTGCTTGGCTTGCTGAGCTCGCGGAGACGTTCAACGAAGAACTGAGGGAGAACCTCGCCCGCGTCCCCGAGCTCTTTGCCCGGCTGCATGAACCTGAGGCGCGGGGGCAAGCATTTTACGACCTCTCGCGCGTGTTCCATACGATCAAAGGATCCGCGGCGATGGTGGGCCAAGAGGACCTCTCGAACTTGGCCCGCTACCTTCAAGATACCTTTGCCGAGGCAGCCGAGCACGGCCGTCTCCCGGCTGGCAGCAGCGACGCTGTGAAAACCGCCTTGGCCGCAATCTTTCAGACCGCCGAGGTTCCCGCACCCGATCTTCCCGGGGTGCTGCCACCGGAACCGGCGGCACCGCAGCCGACCAAACTGGCCCCCAGCTTACCCGAAGTGGACCCCGAGCTCCTGGAGGCATTCGTGCTCGATGCCGAAGAAGCTCTGGAGGCCGCCGAGCGATTGTTGTTGCAACTCGAGCGGCAACCAGAGGATCGCGGCATTTTGCAGGCCCTGTTTCGCCGATTCCACACGCTCAAGGGAGCGGCTGGTGCGGTGGGCCTCGACCACATTGCCGAACACGTACACCAAGGCGAGTCGCTGTTGGAGGCAGTGCTGAACAACACCTTGCGAGTACCGACCGAGCGAATGGTCGACTTATTGTTCCGCCTTACCGACGCGGTGCGCGGGTTTGTCACGCAAGCGCGCGCTGGGGCTCCCGCTGGTGCTGAGGCGGCGCAACAAATTGCGGAGGAAATCGCCGCGCTCAGTGCAGAGTCCACCCCCATGGCGGAGCAGGCTGCGGAGCCCACAACTGAAGCGGTGGTTGCGGCAAGTGCAGAGTCGAGCCCTGTTGCCGAAGCCGAGCTCGAGGCGGGCACCGTGCGCATCCATGCCTCCCGACTCGACGCTCTCATGAGCCAGGTCACCCAGTTAGTCGTAAGCCGCACCCGCATGGAGCGCAAAATCGAAACCTTTGCCGAACTCCGCGACAAACTCGATTACTGCCGGCGGCGATTGGCGGACCTGATTCAAGGATTCCAAGAACATTACGAATACACCATTGGCGAACGCCGTGGTTCCACGGGCGTGAGCGAGCCCACGAGCAGTGCCGAGGCTGATAGCTTCTTCACCGACCTGGAGTTTGACAAGTATGACGACGTCAACATCCTCGCGCGTAGCGTGATTGAGCTCGCCACGGATACCGGCGAAATTGCCGACCAGCTTGGCAAGCTCATCGAGTCGTTCGGCGACGAATCGCGTCAGTTCAACAAAATCACCTCGGCTTTACAGCGGCAAATCACGCGCTTGCGCATGATTCCGCTGGACACGGTGTTCCGCCGCTTGGTGCGCCCGGTTCGCACCGCCGCGCGACAGGCTGGCAAAATCGTCGATCTCGTTTTGGAAGGCGGCGATGTGCAGTTGGACAAGGCCATCGTCGAAGCACTTTATGCCCCGCTGTTGCACTTGGTTCGCAACGCCGTGTCGCACGGGATTGAGCTCCCGGCCGACCGCCAGGCGCGCGGCAAGGCCACGGCAGGGACCATCCGGATCTCGGCCCAGCCACGACACAACAGTGTGGCTATCGAGGTGCAAGACGATGGCCGAGGGATCGATTACGATGCCATTCTTGCCAAGGGGCGTGCGCTCGGTTTGCTGCCTCCACATGGGCAGCCCTCCAAGGAGCAGCTCCTTGCCCTCATCTTTCGCCCGGGATTCAGCACGGGCGAAGAAGTGACCGATCTTTCCGGTCGTGGCGTGGGCATGGACGTGGTGGCCCGGGACATCGCCGCTCT includes:
- the thiL gene encoding thiamine-phosphate kinase, whose protein sequence is MSSAVRSGVGEFAFLRRLLPSLPQGAKVVTGPGHDAARVRVDGKDWLLTVDSQVEGIHFRLPWISWSALGRRSFRVGASDIAAMGGLARFVLVDCGVPRYVALCDLRRLELALAREASQWGAFVVGGNLHRAEEFALVLAVIGEAPRQVVTRCGAMPGDLVVVTGTLGDAALCVRLLEAGKPCPPSLRNRWRLPPRRDRFARLLVARKLVSAMIDVSDGLVQDLQHICDASGVGARLEISSMPLSRAYRRVMGEDVSLALAGGEDYELLFTVPPHKMPEVERLSRREAVGVRVIGEVVPGRRVRFRTGGRQFRLERPGFDHFSP
- a CDS encoding chemotaxis protein CheW, with the protein product MDHRQITQTMTGRVLVFRVDDGRFCIHADWVDAIYPRKEVTLHTLKGADGSVQQFIIHRGQPAWVMDLRQAFGLDEVLGIAERPAFAVVRSGSAFLAVRVDEFTGVRELDLTERSPVASAVVRDGGQPVGHLVEFDGELHVLLDPNRILSNTLRDALDPLLEEALAFRDRQAKLERLVPELRRHCTPSGLKAYARLTRRNGLARASSAARTVLAIFEQPPAFNGGVEGNLGGDKLLRDLLALVAAHQSGTIRIQSHQGSGSIFLHGGDIFDAEFGQDRGHAALKELLALREGTYSFDSSAAPPTTRRIPDSPAWVLTEIVEQLTEERRVKHLRDAN
- a CDS encoding response regulator; the encoded protein is MMDRKPKVLGVDDSLTIRKALEIVLKPAGYDLELAVDGADAIAKAKSFKPDVILLDFILPDMRGSEVCQHLALDPETAHIPVILVSAKGAEIRQAYRDARNVVSYIAKPFKPQVVTGIVAEVLAKTAAGEQVKAAVPVHEAEGLSIPPVAPMQPPIATPPVAATPPPPIAPLHEPASELSASSPPAVARASQQSAAPTPPVRKVARREAPMLPFGEAPRAEFGTPFTSEANRREALDLMFETLRSSTEGVYVEEVDTPLGATADQAKSYIEILEALIRELGEGLQHARSGVKYRLYSDGSVRSFDESLHEIFRRSCRLLFRATSAGAVAHEAPAQKLRVLIVATKGSAVHRQISAVVSAHPEWQVFHVTEGFRQLPMIVRLFAPAVVLTEVTWSGALWEQLGLAARLPELAAARVFGIVSGERPIPPAFVDETKRQAVLQEHGIQNLVGSLFEAEEQLATPSQSVEPSYDAGTFDGQESPQVTDGSTPPRPTGTDEVASSPSATP
- a CDS encoding response regulator translates to MPKILIVDDIRSDVQLMADTLRPAGYECIRASNGLEAIERARTEQPDLILLDIVMPGQDGFATCRQLKRDAATKHIPVVIVSSKNGESDRFWGQRQGASDYLTKPFSPSDLLAVVRKYV
- a CDS encoding chemotaxis protein CheW; the encoded protein is MKNAEVSPSNAAPPIEVADQLSERLAQLGHEHCIFSRNGELFAIPVSTAREVLFDETPAPVPLAPEIVVGVINLRGEVLPLVRFDLLLGFPARVFAPEDHVLVLAIDGIQLGLVVDRVREVRPINPLDIKAATEAEVGRPHVKGYWEGPLGVVNVLDARSLAQAAVALARDGFQQRRMQGVSTRELS
- a CDS encoding methyl-accepting chemotaxis protein is translated as MATKVEEKPQAKRGRAVRFPILWQLILAFVPLAVAAIAAVGYIGYKVASDSLRQQALRQLATVRDNKQREIERYLNGLEDQVLSLARNPSTALAVRQFISAVKELDSDPATEGDKLRPHQEAVKQYFSTFFGKEIENKTLALSEIVSPQRSGIYLQSQYIANNPNPPTRKLLLENAKDNTRYSSYHAVWHPVFVNTAVRFRYEDIYLVDTGTGRVVYSVNKGPDYQANLLEGRFAQSAIGQLFQRLQEEAREGDYLFLDFSPYFAQHGRASAFAGSPIYEAGQKIGALIVQLNIEEINAIMTADSQWARSGLGQTGEAYLVGVGKDDQLLRSESRFLSELGQTNPAVAQARTAVLRQKVDTEATRLAPGREEFSGRYIGYRGVPVLGTSAPLENLHGLDWVVVAEITEEEALQPVVQLRKMTTGLASALIGGFVLTALLVSTSFSRPVRALANVVAEIQKGNYRARARVRARNELGLLAQGLNQALDERVDALVQAEEEHRRLQKEIRDLLMVVAAAADGDFTQRAVVGSGTLGNLADALNLMFENVGALIQHLRGASARVFDAATGIRASADQLATGAVQQAEEVAQTTESVVNMSEKIQAVQTDAAVAAEAARKTEAAAQQGGDLVKRVIAGMDALQKNTRAAAVKIKRLGERSMEISTITNTIQKISAQTNMLALNAAIEASRAGEHGLGFSVVADEVRKLAEQTEAATREIAELIASIQAETNDAVGNIERQAQYVEEQTSMVFDAGASLEQILEASTQSAQLIADISRATEEQAATAQRVSMAMQSISEVARQAQMAAERTQQNSASLFEVAKQLNEQIGLFRVPDAEFELAPSEPVAAPADGPQGVPGSEGELVNRGNGRALSFS
- a CDS encoding Hpt domain-containing protein, whose protein sequence is MADRFRLDEIKDLFREDVTRLLDGVREELTKLQEDPDDSHAAERLRGYGHSLKGSAALVGLTYLSQAGSTIERLSSLLSRQATTTLAPRQLVEQIQAGLPLVEALLEDALEGANPERQENLFTEFFMCFPEQVRQLLHESEDRDSSTRMHELEPRGSTVDDSGEDAAWLAELAETFNEELRENLARVPELFARLHEPEARGQAFYDLSRVFHTIKGSAAMVGQEDLSNLARYLQDTFAEAAEHGRLPAGSSDAVKTALAAIFQTAEVPAPDLPGVLPPEPAAPQPTKLAPSLPEVDPELLEAFVLDAEEALEAAERLLLQLERQPEDRGILQALFRRFHTLKGAAGAVGLDHIAEHVHQGESLLEAVLNNTLRVPTERMVDLLFRLTDAVRGFVTQARAGAPAGAEAAQQIAEEIAALSAESTPMAEQAAEPTTEAVVAASAESSPVAEAELEAGTVRIHASRLDALMSQVTQLVVSRTRMERKIETFAELRDKLDYCRRRLADLIQGFQEHYEYTIGERRGSTGVSEPTSSAEADSFFTDLEFDKYDDVNILARSVIELATDTGEIADQLGKLIESFGDESRQFNKITSALQRQITRLRMIPLDTVFRRLVRPVRTAARQAGKIVDLVLEGGDVQLDKAIVEALYAPLLHLVRNAVSHGIELPADRQARGKATAGTIRISAQPRHNSVAIEVQDDGRGIDYDAILAKGRALGLLPPHGQPSKEQLLALIFRPGFSTGEEVTDLSGRGVGMDVVARDIAALNGSLQVESREFEGTIIRLVLPISSSIDEVLILHVGEQQYALGADFVEQAVAVQRSQLLDVDGRPMLQVRNELIPVLFLGPLVEQPPPAEQATGLLLRSGDKLMALVVDHVEPQREAVLQPLGRLLEHHPFLSGATISGDGTVIFTLHVAHLFELLQAEAAHQSTFIFEARSDAIEVRPEAILVVDDSISVRKLTSRFLQSEGWEVDTAVDGLDALDKLSTGRFRLVITDLEMPRMHGYELIAEIRRQPQLRHLPIIVCSSRSSEKHRARAREVGAEGYLTKPFTKEQLIDEMVRVAGKGILPAHLAAAEQL